The following coding sequences are from one Ctenopharyngodon idella isolate HZGC_01 chromosome 17, HZGC01, whole genome shotgun sequence window:
- the ppp1r13ba gene encoding protein phosphatase 1, regulatory subunit 13Ba isoform X6 → MEWNHVETVQEFTAEGQCSKIKVRSCRITWDSHQVGNPRVELTLSELQEMAMRQQQQIETQQQMLIAKEQRLRYLKQQDPRQGQSVSESEKLQRLRERVDSQEAKLKKVRAMRGQVDYSKLINGNLSAEIEHVSSLFQEKQAELQSAMVKVDQLTQQLDDLRRGRLNGLQPLGGPVTSNAALELRKLYQELQIRNKLNQEQNSKLQQHKDMLNKRNMEVTMMDKRIGDLRERLYKKKAELGRMSGPPSPQATPGSSGRVAAVCPYIQIPVPGRQEGGYSLPPDPLKPQSLSSPATVNHARSKSEEERVRMPAGPWKVSDLDIIVDPLVPSSEPRDGPEAPTDSDCTSTNDAVWPSFSNRVPLKPPDWKDTSQDHTSKMGTSDKDAPKLLGTVTALSKQPPPIYGTYPSAGHHSTVCATSSLPRSAPGTLGWQRTPPASGSSSQQIQQRITVPPSPTPQSGSALFPQSERTEPPLAVAVRPFIPDRGSRPQSPRKGPATMNSSSIYNMYLQQPTAKNYSSSSRAAVKAVYGKPVLPGSTSPSPVPLYQQSSTDEVDREAAHESTPLPPPSVENIPRPLSPTKLTPVAHSPLRYQSDIDLEVLRRKLANAPRPLKKRSSITEPEGPSGPNIQKLLYQRFNTLAGGIESGVGGTPFYQPDSPLNYMATALGDVDTANGNVMESSMLAEPSAEPSISIPPPTSSVSPTADDNENQPTHLSSDSGGAQSDDGSEPSPKDTHEDNHNNNHTNVTDTQSSPVPEAHSPAEQDTTAQSGTPPSASTVKRTNLKKPGSERTGHGLRVKFNPLALLLDASLEGEFDLVQRIIYEVDNPSTPNDEGITPLHNAVCAGHHHIVKFLLDFGVNVNAADSDGWTPLHCAASCNNVHLCKLLVESGAAIFATTISDVETAADKCEEMEEGYIQCSQFLYGVQEKLGVMNKGTVYALWDYEAQSADEVSFHEGDALTIMSRRDDSETEWWWARLNDKEGYVPRNLLGLYPRIKPRQRSLA, encoded by the exons gtGGGGAATCCACGTGTGGAGTTAACACTGTCAGAGCTGCAGGAGATGGCAATGcgacagcagcagcagatcgAAACACAGCAGCAGATGTTGATAGCTAAG GAGCAACGATTGCGGTATCTGAAGCAACAGGACCCACGTCAGGGCCAGTCCGTGTCTGAGAGTGAGAAGCTCCAGAGGTTGAGGGAAAGAGTAGACAGTCAAGAAGCCAAACTCAAGAAAGTCCGTGCGATGAGGGGCCAAGTGGACTACAGCAAACTCATCAACGGCAACCTGT CTGCAGAAATTGAGCATGTTAGTAGCCTGTTCCAGGAAAAGCAGGCAGAGCTGCAGTCGGCCATGGTCAAGGTGGACCAGCTCACACAGCAGCTAGACGATCTGCGACGGGGGCGTCTCAATGGACTGCAGCCTCTGGGGGGACCAGTGACCAGTAATGCTGCTCTGGAACTCCGCAAACTCTACCAGGAACTGCAG ATCCGGAACAAGCTAAATCAGGAACAGAACAGCAAGCTACAGCAACACAAGGATATGCTTAACAAGCGTAACATGGAGGTGACCATGATGGACAAGCGTATTGGGGACCTCAGAGAGCGTCTCTACAAGAAAAAAGCAGAG CTTGGCCGAATGAGTGGTCCTCCCTCCCCCCAGGCCACCCCAGGCAGTTCCGGGCGGGTGGCAGCAGTCTGTCCCTACATCCAGATACCGGTGCCTGGGCGCCAGGAAGGAGGCTACTCTTTACCTCCTGATCCCCTGAAGCCACAGTCTCTCTCCAGTCCTGCTACAGTCAACCATGCTCGTTCCAAGTCAG AGGAAGAGAGGGTGAGGATGCCTGCAGGCCCATGGAAGGTCTCAGACTTAGACATCATAGTGGATCCTCTGGTGCCATCCTCAGAGCCTAGAGATGGGCCAGAGGCCCCCACAGACTCCGACTGTACTTCTA CTAATGATGCAGTCTGGCCCTCGTTCAGCAATAGGGTTCCTCTAAAACCTCCAGACTGGAAGGACACAAGTCAAGATCATACCAGCAAGATGGGTACCTCAGACAAG GATGCCCCTAAGCTGTTAGGGACAGTAACAGCATTGTCTAAGCAGCCTCCACCCATCTATGGAACCTATCCCAGTGCAGGCCATCACTCCACAGTTTGTGCCACCAGCTCTTTGCCCCGCTCTGCTCCTGGCACCTTAGGCTGGCAAAGAACACCCCCTGCCTCTGGTTCCTCTTCACAGCAGATCCAACAGCGGATAACAGTGCCTCCCAGCCCTACGCCTCAGTCTGGATCAGCCCTCTTCCCTCAGAGTGAGAGGACAGAGCCTCCTCTAGCTGTGGCAGTGCGTCCCTTTATTCCAGACAGAGGGTCCCGGCCCCAGTCTCCAAGGAAGGGCCCTGCCACTATGAACTCCAGCTCAATCTACAATATGTATCTGCAGCAGCCTACAGCCAAAAATTActccagcagcagcagagcTGCTGTTAAAGCAG TATACGGAAAACCAGTCCTACCGGGCTCCACCTCTCCATCTCCAGTTCCACTCTACCAGCAGTCCTCCACAGATGAGGTCGACAGGGAGGCAGCCCATGAGAGCACTCCCTTACCTCCACCCAGTGTGGAGAACATCCCTCGCCCTCTCAGCCCTACCAAACTGACCCCTGTGGCCCACTCCCCTCTCCGTTACCAAAGTGACATTGACCTGGAGGTGCTGAGAAGGAAATTAGCCAATGCTCCCCGACCTTTGAAGAAGCGAAGCTCCATCACAGAACCAGAAGGACCCAGTGGGCCTAACATCCAGAAGCTCCTATATCAGCGCTTCAACACCCTTGCAGGGGGCATTGAGAGTGGAGTGGGTGGTACACCTTTCTACCAGCCTGACAGTCCTCTGAACTATATGGCCACAGCCCTGGGTGATGTGGACACTGCCAATGGGAATGTGATGGAGTCAAGCATGTTAGCAGAGCCTTCAGCAGAGCCGTCAATCTCAATCCCTCCTCCCACCTCTTCTGTGTCACCTACAGCTGATGACAATGAGAACCAGCCGACACATCTATCTAGTGACTCAGGGGGTGCCCAGTCGGATGATGGATCAGAACCTTCTCCTAAGGACACCCATGAGGACAATCATAACAACAACCACACAAATGTTACAGACACACAATCTAGTCCAGTACCAGAAGCTCATTCCCCTGCAGAGCAGGACACCACAGCACAGTCAGGCACTCCTCCTAGTGCATCTACG GTAAAGCGCACCAATTTGAAGAAGCCTGGCTCTGAGAGGACAGGTCATGGCTTGAGGGTCAAGTTCAATCCTCTTGCATTGCTTTTGGATGCATCTTTGGAGGGCGAGTTTGATTTGGTGCAAAGGATTATCTACGAG GTGGACAATCCTAGCACTCCAAATGATGAGGGTATTACCCCTCTCCATAATGCGGTTTGTGCAGGTCACCACCATATTGTAAAATTCCTGCTGGACTTTGGGGTCAATGTCAATGCAGCAGATAGTGATGGATG GACGCCCCTGCACTGTGCAGCTTCATGCAACAATGTTCATCTTTGCAAGTTGCTGGTGGAGTCTGGAGCTGCCATTTTTGCCACTACTATCAGTGATGTGGAGACAGCAGCAGACAAGTGCGAAGAGATGGAGGAGGGTTATATCCAGTGCTCTCAGTTTCTATATG GTGTACAGGAGAAGCTTGGTGTAATGAATAAAGGGACAGTTTATGCTCTGTGGGACTATGAAGCTCAGAGTGCAGATGAGGTGTCCTTCCATGAGGGCGATGCTCTCACAATCATGAGCCGTAGAGATGACAGCGAGACAGAGTGGTGGTGGGCCAGACTTAATGACAAGGAGGGCTACGTACCACGCAACTTGTTAGGG CTGTACCCAAGGATCAAACCCAGGCAACGTTCCTTGGCATAG
- the ppp1r13ba gene encoding protein phosphatase 1, regulatory subunit 13Ba isoform X7 gives MLLENVSRSHQLTCCKEQRLRYLKQQDPRQGQSVSESEKLQRLRERVDSQEAKLKKVRAMRGQVDYSKLINGNLSAEIEHVSSLFQEKQAELQSAMVKVDQLTQQLDDLRRGRLNGLQPLGGPVTSNAALELRKLYQELQIRNKLNQEQNSKLQQHKDMLNKRNMEVTMMDKRIGDLRERLYKKKAELGRMSGPPSPQATPGSSGRVAAVCPYIQIPVPGRQEGGYSLPPDPLKPQSLSSPATVNHARSKSEEERVRMPAGPWKVSDLDIIVDPLVPSSEPRDGPEAPTDSDCTSTNDAVWPSFSNRVPLKPPDWKDTSQDHTSKMGTSDKDAPKLLGTVTALSKQPPPIYGTYPSAGHHSTVCATSSLPRSAPGTLGWQRTPPASGSSSQQIQQRITVPPSPTPQSGSALFPQSERTEPPLAVAVRPFIPDRGSRPQSPRKGPATMNSSSIYNMYLQQPTAKNYSSSSRAAVKAVYGKPVLPGSTSPSPVPLYQQSSTDEVDREAAHESTPLPPPSVENIPRPLSPTKLTPVAHSPLRYQSDIDLEVLRRKLANAPRPLKKRSSITEPEGPSGPNIQKLLYQRFNTLAGGIESGVGGTPFYQPDSPLNYMATALGDVDTANGNVMESSMLAEPSAEPSISIPPPTSSVSPTADDNENQPTHLSSDSGGAQSDDGSEPSPKDTHEDNHNNNHTNVTDTQSSPVPEAHSPAEQDTTAQSGTPPSASTVKRTNLKKPGSERTGHGLRVKFNPLALLLDASLEGEFDLVQRIIYEVDNPSTPNDEGITPLHNAVCAGHHHIVKFLLDFGVNVNAADSDGWTPLHCAASCNNVHLCKLLVESGAAIFATTISDVETAADKCEEMEEGYIQCSQFLYGVQEKLGVMNKGTVYALWDYEAQSADEVSFHEGDALTIMSRRDDSETEWWWARLNDKEGYVPRNLLGLYPRIKPRQRSLA, from the exons ATGTTACTTGAAAATGTGTCAAGAAGTCATCAACTCACCTGTTGTAAG GAGCAACGATTGCGGTATCTGAAGCAACAGGACCCACGTCAGGGCCAGTCCGTGTCTGAGAGTGAGAAGCTCCAGAGGTTGAGGGAAAGAGTAGACAGTCAAGAAGCCAAACTCAAGAAAGTCCGTGCGATGAGGGGCCAAGTGGACTACAGCAAACTCATCAACGGCAACCTGT CTGCAGAAATTGAGCATGTTAGTAGCCTGTTCCAGGAAAAGCAGGCAGAGCTGCAGTCGGCCATGGTCAAGGTGGACCAGCTCACACAGCAGCTAGACGATCTGCGACGGGGGCGTCTCAATGGACTGCAGCCTCTGGGGGGACCAGTGACCAGTAATGCTGCTCTGGAACTCCGCAAACTCTACCAGGAACTGCAG ATCCGGAACAAGCTAAATCAGGAACAGAACAGCAAGCTACAGCAACACAAGGATATGCTTAACAAGCGTAACATGGAGGTGACCATGATGGACAAGCGTATTGGGGACCTCAGAGAGCGTCTCTACAAGAAAAAAGCAGAG CTTGGCCGAATGAGTGGTCCTCCCTCCCCCCAGGCCACCCCAGGCAGTTCCGGGCGGGTGGCAGCAGTCTGTCCCTACATCCAGATACCGGTGCCTGGGCGCCAGGAAGGAGGCTACTCTTTACCTCCTGATCCCCTGAAGCCACAGTCTCTCTCCAGTCCTGCTACAGTCAACCATGCTCGTTCCAAGTCAG AGGAAGAGAGGGTGAGGATGCCTGCAGGCCCATGGAAGGTCTCAGACTTAGACATCATAGTGGATCCTCTGGTGCCATCCTCAGAGCCTAGAGATGGGCCAGAGGCCCCCACAGACTCCGACTGTACTTCTA CTAATGATGCAGTCTGGCCCTCGTTCAGCAATAGGGTTCCTCTAAAACCTCCAGACTGGAAGGACACAAGTCAAGATCATACCAGCAAGATGGGTACCTCAGACAAG GATGCCCCTAAGCTGTTAGGGACAGTAACAGCATTGTCTAAGCAGCCTCCACCCATCTATGGAACCTATCCCAGTGCAGGCCATCACTCCACAGTTTGTGCCACCAGCTCTTTGCCCCGCTCTGCTCCTGGCACCTTAGGCTGGCAAAGAACACCCCCTGCCTCTGGTTCCTCTTCACAGCAGATCCAACAGCGGATAACAGTGCCTCCCAGCCCTACGCCTCAGTCTGGATCAGCCCTCTTCCCTCAGAGTGAGAGGACAGAGCCTCCTCTAGCTGTGGCAGTGCGTCCCTTTATTCCAGACAGAGGGTCCCGGCCCCAGTCTCCAAGGAAGGGCCCTGCCACTATGAACTCCAGCTCAATCTACAATATGTATCTGCAGCAGCCTACAGCCAAAAATTActccagcagcagcagagcTGCTGTTAAAGCAG TATACGGAAAACCAGTCCTACCGGGCTCCACCTCTCCATCTCCAGTTCCACTCTACCAGCAGTCCTCCACAGATGAGGTCGACAGGGAGGCAGCCCATGAGAGCACTCCCTTACCTCCACCCAGTGTGGAGAACATCCCTCGCCCTCTCAGCCCTACCAAACTGACCCCTGTGGCCCACTCCCCTCTCCGTTACCAAAGTGACATTGACCTGGAGGTGCTGAGAAGGAAATTAGCCAATGCTCCCCGACCTTTGAAGAAGCGAAGCTCCATCACAGAACCAGAAGGACCCAGTGGGCCTAACATCCAGAAGCTCCTATATCAGCGCTTCAACACCCTTGCAGGGGGCATTGAGAGTGGAGTGGGTGGTACACCTTTCTACCAGCCTGACAGTCCTCTGAACTATATGGCCACAGCCCTGGGTGATGTGGACACTGCCAATGGGAATGTGATGGAGTCAAGCATGTTAGCAGAGCCTTCAGCAGAGCCGTCAATCTCAATCCCTCCTCCCACCTCTTCTGTGTCACCTACAGCTGATGACAATGAGAACCAGCCGACACATCTATCTAGTGACTCAGGGGGTGCCCAGTCGGATGATGGATCAGAACCTTCTCCTAAGGACACCCATGAGGACAATCATAACAACAACCACACAAATGTTACAGACACACAATCTAGTCCAGTACCAGAAGCTCATTCCCCTGCAGAGCAGGACACCACAGCACAGTCAGGCACTCCTCCTAGTGCATCTACG GTAAAGCGCACCAATTTGAAGAAGCCTGGCTCTGAGAGGACAGGTCATGGCTTGAGGGTCAAGTTCAATCCTCTTGCATTGCTTTTGGATGCATCTTTGGAGGGCGAGTTTGATTTGGTGCAAAGGATTATCTACGAG GTGGACAATCCTAGCACTCCAAATGATGAGGGTATTACCCCTCTCCATAATGCGGTTTGTGCAGGTCACCACCATATTGTAAAATTCCTGCTGGACTTTGGGGTCAATGTCAATGCAGCAGATAGTGATGGATG GACGCCCCTGCACTGTGCAGCTTCATGCAACAATGTTCATCTTTGCAAGTTGCTGGTGGAGTCTGGAGCTGCCATTTTTGCCACTACTATCAGTGATGTGGAGACAGCAGCAGACAAGTGCGAAGAGATGGAGGAGGGTTATATCCAGTGCTCTCAGTTTCTATATG GTGTACAGGAGAAGCTTGGTGTAATGAATAAAGGGACAGTTTATGCTCTGTGGGACTATGAAGCTCAGAGTGCAGATGAGGTGTCCTTCCATGAGGGCGATGCTCTCACAATCATGAGCCGTAGAGATGACAGCGAGACAGAGTGGTGGTGGGCCAGACTTAATGACAAGGAGGGCTACGTACCACGCAACTTGTTAGGG CTGTACCCAAGGATCAAACCCAGGCAACGTTCCTTGGCATAG